One window of Streptomyces sp. FIT100 genomic DNA carries:
- a CDS encoding bifunctional 2-polyprenyl-6-hydroxyphenol methylase/3-demethylubiquinol 3-O-methyltransferase UbiG produces MTTLPHRVLGALERFNAAHPWDHNAHYHRWILRQVPRRFDTALDVGCGSGDLAGLLAVRAAEVRGIDTDPAIVARAQELTSPEAPVTFTVADAPTGIPAAGPYDVITCVATIHHLPFGDALRAFRRHLAPGGTLVVVGLYRARTPVDHLLGYAAVPLNAATGWLKNRGRPAPRPVAMTARTRPAEMSFPDIVREARAVLPGARLRRRLFWRYSLVWHAR; encoded by the coding sequence ATGACGACACTGCCGCACCGCGTCCTCGGCGCGCTCGAGCGGTTCAACGCCGCGCACCCCTGGGACCACAACGCCCATTACCACCGGTGGATCCTGCGGCAGGTCCCCCGGCGCTTCGACACCGCCCTTGACGTCGGCTGCGGCAGCGGTGACCTGGCCGGACTCCTGGCCGTACGCGCCGCCGAGGTGCGGGGAATCGACACCGACCCGGCGATCGTGGCCCGGGCGCAGGAGCTGACGTCCCCGGAGGCGCCGGTCACCTTCACCGTCGCGGACGCGCCGACCGGGATCCCGGCCGCCGGTCCGTACGACGTCATCACCTGCGTCGCCACGATCCACCACTTGCCGTTCGGCGATGCCCTCAGAGCCTTCCGGCGCCACTTGGCACCCGGAGGGACCCTGGTGGTCGTCGGCCTGTACCGCGCGCGGACACCCGTGGACCACCTCCTCGGCTACGCGGCCGTTCCGCTCAACGCCGCCACGGGCTGGCTCAAGAACAGGGGCCGTCCGGCGCCGCGTCCGGTCGCGATGACGGCCCGGACCCGGCCGGCGGAGATGAGCTTCCCCGACATCGTCCGCGAAGCCCGCGCCGTGCTGCCCGGGGCGCGGCTGCGGCGTCGGCTGTTCTGGCGCTACTCGCTCGTATGGCACGCCCGTTGA
- a CDS encoding MFS transporter, translating to MVPPDLARPRLWTWNFSLYFTARIASMLGDAMIPVALSVAMLSLGYGVSAVGFALAAWMGAFALFVVFGGVFADRFHPRPLMIGADAARSLLMGALAAYFWVGRAPLWFIVGVAALGGTATAMFQPGVSSLVPQVAADPHHANGVLRVAQGLSTMAGPALAGTLVATVSVAPVFAVVAATFAVSGVCLVALRLPPFVVDRSASTLANLRTGWDEFRSRSWMWSVILIWWFLGIFVWGPITPLGAAAIIDAHGKAAFGYAEAAFGAGCVLGGLVAIRVRPSRPLLGGGLAMFLFPLMPLAAALVPALPLLLLGYGVSGIGWAFWGVQWATTVQTQISEDRLNRVTAYEIAGSILAAPFGQAIAGPVSALFTIRDLLLVGTLIALCCAIALIAVSPVRRLPRVRVTPPAARSHHPTVPTG from the coding sequence ATGGTCCCGCCCGACCTCGCGCGCCCCCGCCTCTGGACCTGGAACTTCAGCCTCTACTTCACTGCCCGCATCGCGTCGATGCTGGGCGACGCGATGATCCCCGTCGCGCTGTCGGTCGCGATGCTGTCGCTCGGGTACGGGGTGAGCGCGGTCGGGTTCGCGCTCGCCGCCTGGATGGGGGCGTTCGCGCTCTTCGTCGTCTTCGGCGGGGTGTTCGCGGACCGCTTCCACCCCAGACCGCTGATGATCGGAGCGGACGCGGCCCGGAGCCTGCTCATGGGCGCGCTCGCGGCCTACTTCTGGGTCGGCCGGGCGCCGTTGTGGTTCATCGTCGGCGTGGCCGCGCTCGGCGGGACCGCGACCGCGATGTTCCAGCCCGGCGTGTCCAGCCTGGTCCCACAGGTCGCCGCCGACCCCCACCACGCCAACGGAGTGCTGCGCGTCGCCCAGGGGCTCTCCACGATGGCCGGGCCGGCGCTCGCCGGGACGCTCGTCGCCACCGTCTCGGTGGCCCCCGTCTTTGCGGTCGTCGCCGCCACGTTCGCGGTGAGCGGGGTCTGCCTGGTGGCGCTGCGGCTGCCCCCGTTCGTGGTGGACCGTTCGGCCTCCACGCTCGCGAACCTGCGGACCGGCTGGGACGAGTTCCGTTCCCGGTCCTGGATGTGGTCGGTCATCCTGATCTGGTGGTTCCTGGGCATCTTCGTCTGGGGCCCGATCACCCCGCTCGGCGCCGCCGCCATCATCGACGCGCACGGCAAGGCCGCGTTCGGGTACGCCGAGGCGGCGTTCGGCGCCGGCTGCGTACTCGGCGGCCTGGTCGCGATCCGGGTCCGCCCGTCCCGCCCGCTGCTCGGCGGCGGGCTCGCGATGTTCCTGTTCCCGCTGATGCCGCTCGCGGCGGCCCTGGTCCCCGCCCTGCCGCTGCTCCTGCTCGGGTACGGGGTGAGCGGGATCGGCTGGGCGTTCTGGGGCGTCCAGTGGGCCACCACCGTGCAGACCCAGATCTCCGAGGACCGGCTCAACCGCGTGACGGCCTACGAGATCGCGGGCTCGATCCTCGCCGCCCCGTTCGGCCAGGCCATCGCCGGCCCCGTCAGCGCCCTCTTCACCATCCGCGACCTCCTGCTGGTCGGGACCCTCATCGCCCTCTGCTGCGCCATCGCCCTCATCGCCGTCTCCCCTGTGCGCCGGCTCCCCCGCGTCCGGGTCACACCGCCTGCCGCGCGCTCCCACCACCCGACCGTGCCCACGGGATGA